One genomic window of Borreliella burgdorferi B31 includes the following:
- a CDS encoding LPS-assembly protein LptD translates to MREFLYRNVFKKSFIVFLIFLTFSNAIFAQTIDDENSKKRDKLTLSQKSYLRELELSTDEDLKKWALKEGLKETDVSKIRELLLKKFGIDPELFIKGKGLAGSGRYKIIIETADNLENFTYGLTKDESIIFEGRVNILVEDIKENKKHNIKGDRIVLNKNSKKLYAIGNVEYILDMDTNEKLYFYGNEFLVDFDSQNFLLKNGILQKKMQKNQIDHILSFGGKVLKKIDNDVTILEQAFATTSKIPEPYYSIKASKIWALPSGDFGFLNAIFYMGRVPVFYIPFFFRPGDSLFFNPSLGLNPRKGFSVFNTVYLFGNKSSSEDSSFLDFDFNSVYNSGKKPYIRNGYLTYFFAENLAPSVNKDYVKLIFDIYANLGFYSGIDFNLGNTLGHFKTLEGNFGLGFTRNVYSYDGGYYPFDNRTLKQSLFSFSNLNKGDVFGFEVPFRYLFKFKTEFLLSDALFSVVLEHYSDPYVNIDFRDRIESATFFSLLNLDKDSVKEQTSISTFDWNLSSFYKRTFNDGSILDYKLNNLGLSFKLSGYENLYVKSPLEKPKDVNDPTRKWFYLERIYAPYIDLNFQKDLYNNQWTFPADTKEMIMRPEIKNLEDKDNDKKSVKEKNTKKTTELTKDLYIPPEPITLKNIDQSDSFFIRFGINPYLRNNVFFDNYGITSPKDFNYEIKNYLFDIKNKTDIKIHADFYNRLITFENLLYLNTIEYSPLNKDFKVEDKDKKSEHSIINQINLNLLPFIRYPLFSRSTLKFENKATLYSFNKKYDSDVKSLVNKNSSIFLSDPETFYQSLTASLIYDYDYFTTELSGELKNSFEDIKASSELKLSLDFPYLLQEAGIGIKYYKKFKEDAMKNSGISAVQSPLEPQKPSSPYKNLEMSPALYYKIEPRYLDYFKFSFLVAYDPLINRVSELSFKLNVFDFQFLFAMKDDFEYNYDPLKGDFSKIGTTTKLVPYSLDSSYKKELYVLTFFDNKLSFTLGVDVGWKINLQKFTDNELRSALTLKFKYTEFLEIYFSTLSINTKTFKYFKGYMDQIGLEPVNFFVDLSKSFNFFNSQDRKDSLFKIKKFSSGFKFNFYDWKFVGEYNLEPDLLRGSDGIYSPIWRNNFTIYISWNFFAPIKASFENNKDTNYEFIINRKTKK, encoded by the coding sequence ATGCGAGAATTCCTATACAGGAATGTTTTTAAAAAATCTTTTATAGTATTTTTAATTTTTTTAACATTTTCTAATGCAATTTTTGCCCAGACTATAGATGATGAAAATTCTAAAAAAAGGGATAAGCTAACTTTAAGTCAAAAATCTTATTTAAGAGAACTTGAGCTTTCAACCGATGAGGATTTAAAAAAATGGGCCTTAAAAGAGGGTTTAAAAGAAACAGATGTTTCAAAAATACGAGAATTGCTTTTAAAAAAGTTTGGAATAGATCCTGAGCTTTTTATCAAAGGAAAGGGACTTGCCGGATCTGGTAGATATAAAATAATCATTGAAACTGCAGATAATCTTGAAAATTTCACTTATGGACTTACTAAAGATGAAAGTATTATTTTTGAAGGAAGAGTTAATATCTTGGTTGAAGATATTAAAGAAAATAAAAAGCACAATATTAAAGGCGACAGAATAGTCCTTAATAAGAACTCTAAAAAACTTTATGCTATTGGAAATGTTGAATATATTCTTGATATGGATACCAATGAAAAGCTTTATTTTTATGGCAATGAATTTCTTGTCGATTTTGATTCTCAAAATTTTTTATTAAAAAATGGTATTCTTCAAAAAAAAATGCAAAAAAATCAAATAGATCATATTCTTTCGTTTGGAGGAAAGGTTTTAAAAAAGATAGACAATGATGTTACCATTTTGGAACAAGCTTTTGCAACAACTAGTAAAATTCCAGAGCCTTACTATTCAATCAAGGCTTCTAAAATATGGGCATTGCCCTCGGGAGATTTTGGGTTTTTAAATGCCATATTTTACATGGGAAGAGTTCCAGTATTTTATATTCCTTTTTTTTTCAGACCGGGAGATAGTTTGTTTTTTAATCCATCTTTAGGTCTAAATCCACGAAAAGGTTTTTCTGTTTTTAATACCGTTTATCTTTTTGGTAATAAATCTTCAAGTGAAGATTCTTCTTTTTTGGATTTTGATTTCAATTCTGTTTATAATTCGGGTAAAAAACCTTATATAAGAAATGGATATTTAACTTATTTTTTTGCAGAAAATTTAGCACCCAGTGTTAATAAAGATTATGTTAAGCTTATTTTTGACATTTATGCTAATCTGGGATTTTATTCTGGAATTGATTTTAATTTGGGCAATACTTTGGGGCATTTTAAAACTTTGGAAGGAAATTTTGGATTGGGTTTTACCAGGAATGTTTATAGTTACGATGGAGGATATTATCCTTTTGATAATAGGACTTTAAAACAATCTCTTTTTAGTTTTTCCAATCTTAACAAAGGAGATGTATTTGGGTTTGAAGTTCCTTTTAGATATTTATTTAAATTTAAAACAGAATTTCTTTTAAGTGATGCACTTTTCTCGGTTGTTTTAGAGCACTATTCTGACCCGTATGTTAATATTGATTTTAGAGATAGGATAGAAAGTGCTACATTTTTTTCTCTTTTAAATTTAGATAAAGATTCGGTTAAAGAGCAAACTAGCATTAGCACTTTTGATTGGAATTTATCTTCTTTTTATAAGCGAACATTTAATGACGGTTCGATTTTAGATTATAAATTAAATAATTTAGGTTTAAGTTTTAAATTGTCGGGCTATGAAAATCTTTATGTTAAATCTCCTTTAGAGAAACCAAAAGATGTTAATGATCCTACAAGAAAATGGTTTTATTTGGAGAGAATTTATGCTCCATATATTGATTTGAATTTTCAAAAAGATCTTTACAATAACCAATGGACATTTCCAGCTGATACTAAAGAAATGATAATGCGCCCAGAAATTAAAAATCTAGAAGATAAAGATAATGATAAAAAGAGTGTGAAGGAGAAAAATACTAAAAAAACAACAGAATTAACCAAAGATTTATATATTCCTCCAGAACCAATTACTTTAAAAAATATTGATCAATCCGATTCTTTTTTTATTAGGTTTGGCATTAATCCTTATTTAAGAAATAATGTTTTTTTTGATAATTATGGCATAACAAGTCCAAAGGACTTTAATTATGAAATAAAAAATTATTTATTTGATATAAAAAATAAAACGGATATAAAAATTCATGCTGATTTTTACAATCGTTTAATTACTTTTGAAAATTTATTATATCTTAATACTATTGAGTATAGTCCTTTAAATAAAGATTTTAAAGTTGAAGATAAAGATAAAAAAAGTGAGCACTCTATTATTAACCAAATAAATTTAAACTTGCTTCCTTTTATTAGATATCCTTTATTTTCTAGAAGTACTTTAAAGTTTGAAAATAAGGCTACTTTATATTCATTTAATAAAAAATATGATTCTGATGTAAAATCTTTGGTTAATAAGAATAGTAGTATTTTTTTATCTGATCCGGAAACTTTTTATCAAAGTTTAACAGCCTCTTTAATTTATGATTATGATTATTTTACTACTGAGCTTTCAGGTGAATTAAAAAATAGTTTTGAAGATATTAAAGCTTCTTCTGAGCTTAAACTTTCTTTAGATTTTCCTTATTTGCTACAAGAAGCTGGGATTGGAATTAAATATTATAAAAAGTTTAAAGAAGATGCTATGAAAAACTCTGGAATTTCTGCTGTTCAAAGTCCTTTGGAGCCTCAAAAACCATCATCGCCTTATAAAAATTTAGAAATGTCTCCTGCTTTGTATTATAAAATTGAGCCGAGATATTTGGATTATTTTAAATTTAGTTTTTTAGTCGCCTATGATCCTTTGATAAATAGAGTTTCTGAACTTTCTTTTAAGCTTAATGTTTTTGATTTTCAATTTTTGTTTGCTATGAAAGACGACTTTGAATATAATTATGATCCTTTAAAAGGAGATTTTTCCAAGATTGGTACTACAACCAAACTTGTTCCATATTCTTTAGATTCTAGTTACAAAAAGGAATTGTACGTTTTAACTTTTTTTGACAATAAGCTTTCTTTTACCTTGGGGGTAGATGTTGGTTGGAAAATAAATTTGCAGAAATTTACGGATAATGAACTTCGATCTGCATTGACTTTGAAGTTTAAATATACAGAATTTTTAGAAATTTACTTTTCTACTTTATCTATTAATACTAAGACTTTTAAATATTTTAAAGGGTATATGGACCAAATTGGTCTAGAACCTGTTAATTTCTTTGTTGATTTATCAAAATCTTTCAATTTCTTTAATTCTCAAGACAGAAAAGATTCACTTTTTAAAATTAAAAAATTTTCATCAGGCTTTAAATTCAATTTTTATGATTGGAAATTTGTTGGAGAATATAATTTAGAACCAGATTTATTAAGGGGATCTGATGGGATTTATTCTCCTATTTGGAGAAATAATTTTACAATTTATATTTCTTGGAACTTTTTTGCTCCTATAAAAGCGTCATTTGAAAACAACAAAGATACAAACTACGAGTTTATTATTAATAGAAAAACAAAAAAATAA
- a CDS encoding ribonuclease H family protein — translation MNKYYACILINSNEKIIFKSWEECKTAIKGKNNKIKSFKTIEQAQNWLFNNENKIHHHPNGIYFDSGTGRGKGIEIRVVNEKRISILDKILDKSLINEYGNYYVKNFQGISNNFGELLALYTALKIALKENIINIFGDSKLIIDYWSKGIYNSKKLTQITINLIKKTTELRKKFEEQGGKISFIPGNENIADLGFHKTK, via the coding sequence ATGAACAAATATTATGCCTGTATTTTGATTAACAGCAATGAAAAAATTATTTTCAAATCCTGGGAAGAATGCAAAACCGCTATTAAAGGAAAAAACAATAAAATAAAAAGCTTCAAAACAATAGAACAAGCTCAAAATTGGCTATTTAATAATGAGAATAAAATTCACCATCACCCAAATGGAATATATTTTGATTCTGGAACGGGAAGAGGAAAGGGCATAGAAATTAGAGTTGTAAACGAAAAAAGAATTTCAATATTGGATAAAATCTTAGATAAATCCTTGATTAATGAATATGGAAATTATTATGTCAAAAATTTTCAAGGAATTAGCAATAATTTTGGGGAACTGCTTGCCCTATATACAGCTCTCAAAATAGCATTAAAAGAAAATATAATAAACATATTTGGGGACAGTAAATTAATAATTGACTATTGGTCAAAAGGAATCTATAATAGCAAAAAATTAACACAAATTACTATTAATTTAATCAAAAAGACAACTGAACTAAGGAAAAAATTTGAAGAACAAGGTGGAAAAATTTCTTTTATTCCAGGAAATGAAAATATTGCAGATCTTGGTTTTCATAAAACTAAGTAG
- a CDS encoding lipoprotein — MKNINRLILLILTTHTLLFSCALIADNKSKNLSTSEIILTQKTLLESSLIKNPSNVEYRIPISSIQEILNNNNDSFLIKKTAAKIKISPQKLEEIKNYLNAYKNYLNNETEWIKFIDQSSVNGNLTIKIDTAFEKKTNFNHTNSDNENLTELIELQMHLEKEILNLIEQTFHDKNLGYIQLSHINSFFPQENINSITKEIIDGKEYIAPHIIANQLLKIKDKKYFEQFMHFLKVENSKIKTIIEKQKISDLHNELYYSKQSPPRRRKRSTADSDNNNKYDIIPKIIDPNTGIEITPKNLRSILSNGDIILIKPKIDWTEFFYFWQHVGIFDEEKYEATKKIAFNGIDSFDIKSIITSNQIKFDTASTQGSGYEKLSTYVQSRILKIFSPITDIRTIQKAINFGRSRYIDNNFGYMVPLISSNLWTDSFNLEEIHNKTYCSLMVDRIYKIAGLNVSRNYEISGIITPGEINAAAYNFYMSYTIAGILPSVLPKRLIKPTLKEKFIGYNKEIVDAIELKKSKEKIFGRACNITNLWCSGS, encoded by the coding sequence ATGAAGAATATTAATAGATTAATATTATTAATATTAACTACACACACTTTATTATTCTCTTGTGCCTTAATTGCAGATAATAAGTCAAAAAATTTAAGCACATCAGAAATCATATTAACACAAAAAACACTACTAGAAAGCTCTTTAATAAAAAATCCTTCTAATGTAGAATATCGAATACCAATATCCAGTATCCAAGAAATTTTAAACAATAACAATGATTCTTTTTTAATAAAAAAAACAGCAGCAAAAATCAAAATAAGCCCTCAAAAACTTGAAGAAATAAAAAACTATCTAAATGCTTATAAAAATTATCTAAATAATGAAACAGAATGGATAAAGTTTATAGATCAAAGTAGCGTCAATGGAAATTTAACAATTAAAATTGATACTGCTTTTGAAAAAAAAACAAATTTTAATCATACAAATTCAGATAATGAAAATTTAACAGAACTAATAGAACTACAAATGCATCTGGAAAAAGAAATTTTAAACTTAATTGAGCAAACATTTCATGATAAAAATTTAGGATATATACAATTAAGTCACATCAACTCATTCTTTCCTCAAGAAAATATAAACTCAATAACAAAAGAAATAATAGATGGAAAAGAATATATTGCACCGCACATAATAGCAAATCAATTATTAAAAATAAAAGATAAAAAATATTTTGAACAATTTATGCACTTTTTAAAAGTTGAAAACAGCAAAATAAAAACAATAATTGAAAAACAAAAAATTTCAGATCTTCACAATGAACTGTATTATTCAAAACAATCCCCGCCCAGAAGAAGAAAAAGGTCAACTGCCGATTCCGATAATAACAATAAATACGATATAATACCAAAAATAATAGACCCAAATACAGGCATTGAAATAACTCCTAAAAATTTAAGATCTATTTTATCAAATGGCGACATAATACTAATAAAACCAAAAATAGATTGGACAGAATTTTTTTATTTTTGGCAACATGTGGGAATATTTGATGAAGAAAAATATGAAGCCACTAAAAAAATTGCATTCAATGGAATTGATAGCTTTGATATAAAATCAATAATTACAAGCAATCAAATCAAATTCGATACAGCATCTACTCAAGGTTCAGGATACGAAAAGCTTTCAACATACGTACAATCAAGAATATTAAAAATATTCTCACCAATAACAGACATAAGAACAATTCAAAAAGCTATTAATTTTGGAAGAAGTAGATACATTGACAATAACTTTGGATATATGGTTCCATTAATATCCTCTAATTTATGGACAGATTCATTCAATCTTGAAGAAATTCACAACAAAACCTATTGCTCTTTAATGGTTGATAGAATATATAAAATAGCAGGACTTAATGTATCAAGAAATTACGAAATTTCGGGAATAATTACTCCTGGAGAAATAAATGCAGCAGCTTACAATTTTTACATGTCTTATACGATTGCAGGAATACTTCCAAGCGTGCTTCCAAAAAGGCTCATTAAACCAACATTAAAAGAAAAATTCATTGGTTACAATAAAGAAATAGTAGATGCAATAGAATTAAAAAAATCGAAAGAAAAAATTTTTGGGAGAGCTTGCAACATTACAAATCTCTGGTGCTCAGGAAGTTAA
- the arcA gene encoding arginine deiminase has translation MEEEYLNPINIFSEIGRLKKVLLHRPGEELENLTPLIMKNFLFDDIPYLKVARQEHEVFVNILKDNSVEIEYVEDLVSEVLASSVALKNKFISQFILEAEIKTDGVINILKDYFSNLTVDNMVSKMISGVAREELKDCEFSLDDWVNGSSLFVIDPMPNVLFTRDPFASIGNGITINKMYTKVRRRETIFAEYIFKYHSAYKENVPIWFNRWEETSLEGGDEFVLNKDLLVIGISERTEAGSVEKLAASLFKNKAPFSTILAFKIPKNRAYMHLDTVFTQIDYSVFTSFTSDDMYFSIYVLTYNSNSNKINIKKEKAKLKDVLSFYLGRKIDIIKCAGGDLIHGAREQWNDGANVLAIAPGEVIAYSRNHVTNKLFEENGIKVHRIPSSELSRGRGGPRCMSMSLVREDI, from the coding sequence ATGGAAGAAGAATATTTAAATCCAATAAATATATTTTCGGAAATAGGTCGTTTGAAAAAAGTTTTGCTTCATAGGCCAGGAGAAGAATTAGAAAATTTGACACCCTTGATTATGAAAAATTTTTTATTTGATGATATTCCTTATCTTAAAGTTGCAAGACAAGAGCATGAAGTTTTTGTAAATATTTTAAAAGATAATTCAGTTGAAATTGAGTATGTTGAGGATCTTGTTAGTGAAGTTCTTGCTTCTTCTGTAGCGCTCAAAAATAAATTTATATCTCAATTTATTCTGGAAGCAGAAATAAAAACAGATGGTGTAATTAATATTTTAAAAGATTATTTTTCTAATTTAACCGTTGATAATATGGTTTCTAAAATGATTTCCGGCGTTGCAAGAGAAGAGCTTAAAGATTGTGAATTTTCGCTTGATGATTGGGTTAATGGTTCAAGTCTTTTTGTTATTGATCCTATGCCCAATGTTTTATTTACCAGAGATCCTTTTGCCAGTATTGGCAATGGAATTACAATAAATAAAATGTATACCAAGGTTAGACGTAGAGAGACAATATTTGCAGAGTATATTTTTAAATATCATTCCGCTTACAAAGAAAATGTTCCAATTTGGTTTAATAGATGGGAAGAAACTTCTTTGGAAGGTGGGGATGAGTTTGTTTTAAATAAAGATCTTTTGGTTATTGGAATCTCAGAAAGAACAGAAGCGGGGTCTGTAGAAAAACTAGCTGCTAGTCTTTTTAAAAATAAGGCTCCATTTAGCACAATTTTGGCTTTTAAAATTCCAAAAAACAGAGCCTATATGCACTTAGACACAGTTTTTACCCAAATTGATTATAGCGTTTTTACAAGTTTTACAAGTGATGATATGTATTTCTCAATTTATGTTTTAACTTACAATTCAAATTCTAATAAAATTAATATTAAAAAAGAAAAAGCCAAGCTTAAAGATGTTTTGAGCTTTTATTTAGGCAGAAAAATTGACATAATAAAATGTGCGGGTGGAGATTTAATACATGGTGCAAGAGAACAATGGAATGATGGTGCTAATGTTTTGGCGATAGCTCCAGGAGAAGTAATTGCTTATTCTAGAAATCATGTAACTAATAAGCTGTTTGAAGAAAATGGTATTAAAGTTCACAGAATTCCGTCTAGCGAGCTTTCAAGGGGTCGTGGTGGGCCAAGATGCATGTCTATGTCTTTAGTAAGAGAGGATATTTAA
- the argF gene encoding ornithine carbamoyltransferase: protein MYNLRNRSFLNLLDFTSKDIKYLLDLSINLKKSKYAGIEVQKLKGKNIVIIFEKDSTRTRCAFEIAAYDQGANITYLGSKGNQMGSKESMIDTARVLGRMYDAIGFRGFSQQTVECLANYSNVPVYNGLTDISHPTQILADLMTIKEHKGSLKGIKIVFCGDGRGNVANSLLKGCAIMGLDFRIFAPKELFPDPDLTLKARSLALESGGKITITDSKEEAVKCADVVYTDVWVSMGESNWEDRINLLKAYQVNKEIMCMAKDDAIFMHCLPAFHDLNTVIGKDIFDKYGLDGIEVTEEIFESKNSVVFDVAENRVHTIKAIMVSTLG from the coding sequence ATGTATAATTTACGAAATAGGAGCTTTTTAAATCTTTTAGATTTTACAAGCAAAGATATTAAATATTTACTTGATTTATCGATTAATTTAAAAAAGTCAAAATATGCAGGAATTGAAGTGCAAAAACTTAAAGGTAAAAATATAGTTATAATTTTCGAGAAAGATTCAACAAGGACCCGGTGTGCTTTTGAGATCGCAGCCTATGATCAAGGGGCAAATATTACTTATTTGGGATCTAAGGGTAATCAAATGGGCTCAAAAGAGTCTATGATAGATACCGCTAGAGTTTTGGGACGCATGTATGATGCTATTGGATTTAGAGGCTTTTCTCAACAGACTGTTGAATGTTTGGCGAATTATTCTAATGTTCCTGTTTACAATGGATTGACAGATATTTCTCACCCAACCCAAATACTAGCCGATTTAATGACAATAAAAGAACATAAGGGGAGTTTGAAAGGGATTAAAATAGTGTTTTGTGGCGATGGTAGGGGGAATGTTGCTAATTCTTTATTGAAAGGCTGTGCTATTATGGGGCTTGATTTTAGAATTTTTGCTCCCAAAGAGCTTTTTCCAGACCCCGATTTGACGCTTAAGGCTAGGTCTTTAGCCCTAGAGAGTGGGGGTAAAATTACAATTACAGATTCTAAAGAAGAGGCTGTTAAATGTGCTGATGTTGTGTATACAGACGTGTGGGTATCTATGGGGGAGAGTAATTGGGAAGATAGAATAAATCTTCTAAAGGCTTATCAGGTTAATAAAGAGATAATGTGCATGGCAAAAGATGATGCAATATTTATGCATTGCTTGCCTGCTTTTCATGACTTAAACACTGTGATTGGTAAGGATATTTTTGATAAATACGGACTTGATGGAATTGAAGTTACAGAAGAAATTTTTGAAAGTAAAAATTCAGTTGTTTTTGATGTGGCTGAAAATAGGGTGCATACCATTAAAGCTATTATGGTATCAACTTTGGGATAA
- a CDS encoding YfcC family protein, producing MIKMPSSFTIIFSLIVFVTILTYVIPAGKFDKEFKQMGDGSKREIIVAGTYQYVDRGSRGFLHPIMTILTAMSKGMEHAVEVIVFVLIVGGAYGIIMKTGAIDVGIYFLIKKLGHKDKLLIPLLMFIFSIGGTVTGMSEETLPFYFVMIPLIVALGYDSLVGAAIIALGAGVGTMASTVNPFATGIASAIASISLQDGFYFRIVLYFVSVLAAITYVCVYASKIKKDPSKSLVYSQKDEHYQYFVKKDGLSTGDNAQNALEFTFAHKLVLLLFGFMILILIFSIVNLGWWMQEMTMLYLGVAIISAFICKLGETEMWDAFVKGSESLLTAALVIGLARGVMIVCDDGLITDTMLNAATNFLYNLPRPLFIILNEIIQIFIGFVVPSSSGHASLTMPIMAPLADFLSIPRASVVIAMQTASGLINLITPTSGVIMAVLGISRLSYGTWFKFVLPLFMIEFFISILVIIANIYLSF from the coding sequence ATGATCAAAATGCCAAGTAGTTTTACAATAATATTTTCTTTAATTGTATTTGTTACCATTTTAACGTATGTGATTCCTGCCGGTAAGTTTGATAAAGAATTTAAGCAAATGGGTGATGGATCTAAAAGGGAAATAATTGTTGCTGGAACTTATCAATATGTAGATCGAGGCTCTAGGGGATTTTTACATCCTATTATGACTATTTTAACCGCAATGTCAAAGGGGATGGAACATGCAGTTGAAGTTATTGTTTTTGTTTTAATTGTTGGGGGTGCTTATGGGATTATTATGAAAACTGGAGCAATAGATGTGGGAATTTATTTTTTAATCAAGAAGTTGGGGCACAAAGATAAGTTGCTTATTCCTTTGTTAATGTTTATTTTTTCAATTGGTGGAACTGTAACCGGAATGAGTGAAGAGACCCTTCCTTTTTATTTTGTTATGATTCCCTTGATAGTAGCTTTGGGTTATGATAGTCTTGTTGGAGCGGCTATTATTGCTTTAGGAGCTGGAGTGGGAACTATGGCTTCTACTGTAAATCCATTTGCGACAGGAATTGCATCTGCAATAGCTTCTATTAGCTTGCAGGATGGATTTTATTTTAGAATTGTTCTTTATTTTGTATCAGTATTGGCTGCTATAACCTATGTTTGTGTTTATGCGTCTAAAATTAAAAAGGATCCCTCAAAATCGCTTGTGTATTCTCAAAAAGATGAACATTATCAATATTTTGTTAAAAAAGATGGACTTTCTACCGGAGATAATGCTCAGAATGCTCTTGAGTTTACTTTTGCTCATAAATTAGTTTTACTTTTATTTGGATTTATGATATTGATTTTGATATTTAGCATTGTTAATCTTGGTTGGTGGATGCAAGAAATGACAATGTTGTATCTTGGAGTTGCTATTATATCGGCTTTTATTTGTAAATTAGGTGAAACTGAAATGTGGGATGCGTTTGTGAAAGGTTCTGAAAGTCTGCTAACCGCTGCTCTTGTTATTGGACTTGCTAGAGGTGTTATGATAGTATGTGATGATGGGTTGATTACAGATACTATGTTAAATGCTGCTACTAATTTTTTATACAATCTTCCAAGACCCCTTTTTATCATATTGAATGAAATTATTCAAATATTTATAGGATTTGTTGTTCCATCTTCATCAGGACATGCTAGTCTCACTATGCCAATAATGGCTCCTCTTGCCGATTTTTTGTCAATTCCAAGAGCTTCAGTTGTTATTGCCATGCAGACTGCATCTGGGCTTATTAATTTGATAACACCTACCAGCGGAGTTATAATGGCTGTATTGGGGATATCCAGATTGAGTTATGGTACGTGGTTTAAGTTTGTTTTACCATTATTTATGATTGAGTTTTTTATCTCTATTTTAGTTATTATAGCTAACATTTATTTAAGTTTTTAG
- a CDS encoding P12 family lipoprotein has product MKKKNLSIYMIMLISLLSCNTSDPNELTRKKMQDKNVKILGFLEKIQADNKEIVEKHIEKKEKQMVQAASVAPINVESNFPYYLQEEIEIKEEELVPNTDEEKKAEKAISDGSLEFAKLVDDENKLKNESAQLESSFNNVYKEILELADLIQAEVHVAGRINSYIKKRKTTKEKEYKKREIKNKIEKQALIKLFNQLLEKRGDIENLHTQLNSGLSERASAKYFFEKAKETLKAAITERLNNKRKNRPWWARRTHSNLAIQAKNEAEDALNQLSTSSFRILEAMKIKEDVKQLLEEVKSFLDSSKSKIFSSGDRLYDFLETSK; this is encoded by the coding sequence ATGAAAAAAAAAAATTTATCAATTTACATGATAATGCTAATAAGTTTATTATCATGTAATACAAGTGACCCCAATGAATTAACTCGTAAAAAAATGCAAGACAAGAACGTGAAAATTTTAGGATTTTTAGAGAAAATTCAAGCAGATAATAAAGAAATTGTTGAAAAACATATAGAAAAAAAAGAAAAACAAATGGTGCAGGCTGCTTCTGTAGCACCTATTAATGTAGAGAGTAATTTCCCATATTATCTTCAAGAAGAAATAGAGATAAAAGAAGAAGAGTTGGTTCCAAATACTGATGAAGAAAAGAAGGCAGAGAAGGCAATTAGCGATGGGAGTCTTGAATTTGCTAAATTAGTTGATGATGAAAATAAACTTAAAAATGAATCTGCGCAATTAGAATCTAGTTTTAATAATGTTTATAAAGAAATCTTAGAACTTGCAGATTTAATACAAGCAGAGGTGCATGTTGCAGGAAGGATAAATAGCTATATAAAAAAAAGAAAGACCACTAAAGAAAAAGAATATAAGAAGAGAGAAATTAAGAATAAGATAGAAAAACAGGCTCTAATTAAGTTGTTCAATCAGTTATTAGAAAAAAGAGGCGATATTGAAAATCTTCATACTCAATTAAATAGTGGACTTAGCGAGAGAGCATCTGCAAAATACTTTTTTGAGAAAGCCAAAGAAACTTTAAAAGCTGCTATTACTGAAAGATTAAATAACAAACGTAAAAATCGGCCATGGTGGGCAAGAAGAACACATAGTAATTTAGCAATACAGGCAAAAAATGAGGCAGAGGATGCTTTAAACCAATTAAGTACTTCTTCTTTTAGGATACTTGAAGCAATGAAAATAAAGGAAGATGTAAAACAGCTTCTTGAAGAAGTAAAATCTTTTCTAGATTCTTCAAAGAGCAAAATCTTTTCTAGTGGCGATAGATTATATGATTTTTTAGAGACGAGTAAATAA